The genomic DNA TAATGCATTCTTGATGGTGTAGGTGTGCAAGACCTCTCCATACTGATCATGGGTCGTACGTGCCAATTGCCCTTTGGCTTGTTTCCGATTCTCAGGGAAAATCAGCGTACCTGTAAAGCCAAACCAAGTGGACTTCGGAAACATTTTTTTGATTTCTTCCATATTTTCAGCACTTAACGCTCGATGACACTCATCTACTACAAACACGATATGTTGTCCCATTAATTTTTGGAAGCGATTGGTTCCTTTTTTCTCTTCTTGTTTCTTTGCATATTTCAACGCCGCATCTAGTTTTTGACGGGTTGTAATAATCACAACATTTGCATTGGCATCTGCCAACAGAGTTTCACTTAACTCTTTGGCACTTCCTGTTCCCACGATCAAGCTATTCGCTTTGGCATTACCAGAAGAAATCCCAGTATTAAACTCCGAAGCAAATTTCGTAAACTCTGTGGTGGTCTGATTATCTAAATCTTTGCGGTCCACTAACATGATCGTTCGATCGATCCCCGATTTTCGTGCTAAAAGCTTAGTAGATACAAAACTAGTCAACGTCTTTCCTGAACCAGTCGCATGCCACACATACCCTGATTGATGTTTATTTGCGGCAATAAACAAGGCTTGAATCGCATGAACTTGATAAGGATGTAACACCATGAGGGTTTTGTTGTCTTGATCTTCACTGACAATCGTATAATCCGCAATCAAGCGATGGGCATCCGGGATATTTAGCACTTGTTTACAAAACTCATATAAGTTTTCTACTTTTTCATTGTCTTTCGTTCGCCAACTAAATAAAAACTTAGGGTGCAAGTCTTTCGGTAAGGCATTTGCAAAATACCGGGTCGTTTGTTCATTGGAAACTACAAACAACTGCAAGGTCGAAAAGATATTGTTCCGAAACATGCCTTCTTCTGCATACTTTTTGATTTGGTTAAACGCCTGATAGACGCCATCTTTTGCGGTTACTTGTTTCAACTCGATTTGGACAATCGGTAATCCATTGATTAATAAGGTAACATCAAAACGTCGATCCCGTGCTTCTATGTTACTTCCACGTTTTGCAATTTGATGAACCACTTCATACGTAGAGATTCCTCCACCAATGTCTTGATTGGAATAAAGGATAAGTGAGACAGAACCCAATTGCGAATCTTCCCGTTCAATCGTGATCCGAGCCATCCCATTTTCACCTTTTAACCATTTCGCAGCATCAAAGGGGATTTTCGTCCGTAGCAATAATTCCGTTTTGATCGTTTCAAATTCTTTATCGGTCAAAGGAGAATCATTCAGTTCTGCTTGATTATTTGAGATAATTTTTTGGCGTAAATTGACCCAAAGATCTTCTTCTGATTTTAGATCGGGACGATACGTCCACTGATTATGTCCTTCCCCAAGTACACGAATCAACTGTTCTTCGACTTCCGCTTCCTCACGGTGACTAATTTTCATTCTTCTTCCCTCCTAGACAAACATCTTTTGCAAGAAGCCTTTTTTCGTTTCTTTTAGTAAATCTAACTTGCGTTGTTGAAGAGCGATCGTGTCGTCGAGTTGTTTGAAGAAAGTGCCGATTTTAAATTGTTCATTATAGCTTGGAATAATTATTGGTACTTTAAGCAAAACATCTCGAGTTAATTGCGGCTGTGCGCCACCTGTAATATATTTTTTTAGTGAATAAGACAACAACATTGCATAGAGAAATTTTTTATTAATACGCGAATTGTAAAATTAAGTTAGAAAAATAAAAAGGCATTTATGGTACACTCAAATTGTATTTCCGACGAAAGAAAACAAAGGAGTGTAACCATAAATGACCTACAAACATCTTACCATAGACGAACTGACAATGATAGAATCATATTATCTTCAACATAATAAACCGGTTGAAATCGCTAACCGAATGGGACGTGCTATACAAACTATTTATAATGTAGTCAATAAGTTCAAGCAAGGCAAGACTGCTCTTGATTATTGGCACCAGTATAAAGAAAATAAGAAAAAATGTGGTAGAAAAGTCATTCAATTACCTGCTCATGAAGTAGATTACATTAAAGAGAAAGTCACTCTTGGTTGGACGCCTGACGTCATTATCGGGCGAAAAGAAAGGCCTGTTTCATGCGGTATGAGAACACTTTATCGTTTATTTTCTAAAGGGATATTTGATATTGACACACTACCGATGAAAGGTAAAAGAAAACCCAATGGCCATCAGGAAAAACGGGGAAAACAACAATATCAGCGCTCAATCCATGATCGACCTGATAATTATCCTGATTTCAATTCTGAGTTTGGTCACCTTGAAGGTGATACGATCGTTGGCATTCATCATAAAAGTGCCGTCATTACTTTAGTTGAAAGATTATCTAAAGTCATTATCACGATTAAACCCAACGGCCGTAAGGCATTAGATATTGAAACCGCCCTTAATCAATGGTTTTCTCGCTTCCCTAAAAACTTCTTTAAATCTATTACGTTTGACTGTGGAAAAGAATTTTCTAACTGGAAAGCCATTAGTAACCAACACGATATTGATATATATTTTGCGGACCCTGGAACACCTTCTCAACGCCCATTAAACGAGAATTCTAACGGGATTCTGCGTCGTAATGGACTGCCGAAATCAATGGATTTTAGAGAAGTGAATCAGACATTTATTTCCAGTGTCAGCAATCAACGTAATCATATTCCAAGAAAATCATTGAATTACAGAACACCAATTGAGATATTTTTGAGCTATGTACAAGAAGCATTTTATTCTAACTTAATTTGACAAATCATAATATCAAAATCTTCAACATTAATCACCATTGAATTTCCAGTAATCCAAACAGGCGCTTTAACATAACTGGGAGTTCCTGTTCCTTCTCCACGTGCAGAAATTGTTACTTGGTCTTCTAGGTGATTTGATTTTGAATAGAACCCAATGTAACCATTTGCTCCAAAAACAGGATATCCAGTATCTAATAGCTCAGATCCTGAAATAGTTGGTGGTTGATACATTTTGGCAATATCCCCCAACTTACACTGTTCCCAATCTCCCGTAAATCCAGGAAACCGGATTTCTGGCACTTTTGCTCCGTTTTTAGGGAACATTTTTTGTAAGAATCCTTTTTTCGTTTCCTTCAGCAAATCTAATTTGCGCTGATGAAGAGCGATGATGTCGTCGAGTTGCTTGAAGAAGTTACCAATTTGTTGTTGTTCTTCAATATGCGGAATTTTAAGTTCAATATTTTTTACTATTTTACTATTTAATTTAGGTGGTTCTGTTGCAAAGTTTTAAATCTACTATCAGATAAGGTAGAATAATAGAAAAAGATAGCAGGAGGAATGACGATGAGTCATTTTAAAGGAAAGCAATTTCAGCAGGATGTGATTATTGTAGCCGTGGGCTACTATCTTCGTTATAACCTTAGCTATCGTGAAGTTCAAGAAATCTTATATGATCGTGGCATTAACGTTTCTCATACGACGATTTATCGTTGGGTGCAAGAATATGGCAAACTACTCTATCAAATTTGGAAAAAGAAAAATAAAAAATCCTTTTATTCATGGAAAATGGATGAAACGTACATCAAAATTAAAGGAAAATGACATTATTTGTATCGAGCCATCGATGCAGATGGTTTAACCTTGGATATTTGGTTACGTAAAAAACGGGACACACAAGCAGCCTATGCTTTTCTTAAGCGGTTAGTGAAGCAGTTTGATGAACCGAAGGTTGTAGTCACAGATAAAGCCCCCCTCTATTACAAGTGCCTTTAAGAAACTAAAAGAATACGGCTTTTATCAAGGGACAGAACATCGTACCATTAAATACCTGAATAATTTGATTGAACAAGACCATCGTCCAGTAAAGAGACGCAATAAATTCTATCGAAGTTTACGCACTGCCTCTACCACGATTAAAGGCATGGAAGCCATTCGAGGATTATATAAGAAAACCCGAAAAGAAGGCACTCTCTTCGGGTTTTCGGTCTGTACTGAAATCAAGGTATTATTGGGAATCCCAGCTTAAATCATAGATACCGTAAGGGATTTTATTCTTTATTTAAAACTTTGCAACAGAACCTCTTTCGCTAACAGTTCCTACTGCCAAGCCTGTAGTGGACTTTCACCACCAAGTTTTCACCCATGCAGGGCGCACGCAAAAATAGCTCAATCATCAGATACAGATGATTGAGCTTCAAAATAATACTATACGTTTATAAATTGAGTTATTTTCAATAATATAACTCAATCCCTCGTGTTACATTTTGAAATTTTGAACAGTTCTATGATTTTCATAAATTAGTTTAAAACTCAAAATATTTAACATCTAATCTGCTCTACCACTTCAATCGTTTGCTGCAATCTTTCTGGGTCACTTCCAAAACGTCCCAACAAGACACCGTCTAAATCTGCTAAATCCAGCATAGTCTTGGTATTCTCTGGACTAACAGTTCCACCATAAACTACTCGAATATTATCCGCGTCCTTCCCAAATAGTTCAGTTAATGAATTCCTAATAATGGCAACCGCTCGACTGATATGAGGCGCACTGGCAGCTTTGGTTTTCCCAACGGCCCAAGCAGGTGTATACGCTATCACGATTTTCTTCAATTTATCGCGATCAATTTGATATAAAGCATTGAAAATTCGTAAAAATAATTCTTCTTTTAGTTCTTGTACATAATTCGGATTCTTGATTTCATCAATGACGTTATTCGCATCTTTTTCTTCAATCTCGCCAATACAAACAATCGGGGAAATGTCATATGCTAAAGCAAGCTTCACTTTTTTATTAATCGTCTCATCTGTCTCATTGTATAATTTTCTACGTTCCCAATGACCAAGTTCGACAAATTTCCCATGCATATCCACTAAGGATTGAATCGAAAATTCACCACTGAGTTCACCTTGATCGATCTCGGCCATATTTTGAGCACCGAAAGCAAATTGACTGCCTGTAAGAACTTTTGAAACTTGATGGATGGTACCCATTGATGGCAAAAGTACAACCTCAACTTTATGGTTTTCAGATTGATGGTTGAGAACATCAACAGCATACTCTTCTGCTTCAGAAATCAAGTTTTGCCTCATAGACCAATTCATAATTACGATGGGTTTTCTTTGTTCCATTTTGATCATCTCCATTGTTACTTCTATTTATTCTTACCTTAAAAATGACTATATAACTCACAGAAATCTGTAATTACCTATTGGAGAATGCCACCCAGTCTTTTTCAAACTGCTCGATACCCTTATCAGTTAACGGATGACTCCATAATTTCGGGAATAGATTACCAGGAATTGTCGCGATATCTGCACCTAGTTCAGCCACTTTCTCCACATGTTCAAGTCCTCGAACACTCGCGGAAATAATTTCTGCTTTGTATCCATAGTTATCTAGTACTTTTCTCAAGTTTTTAATTAAAGCCATACTGTCAGTTCCAATATCATCTAAACGACCTAAAAATGGGCTGATATAAGTAGCGCCAGCTTTTGCGGCCATCAAACCTTGAGCTACGGTAAAGACTAACGTTACATTGGTTTTGATTCCTTTTTTAGATAGAGTGTTTACTGCTTTCAATCCTTGTTCTGTCATCGGGATCTTGACGACAACATTACGTGCCCACTTTGCAAGCACTTCTGCTTCGGCGATCATTTCTTCAGCTTGCGATCCTGTTACTTCCGCACTTACAGGCCCATCGACGAGAGAACAAATTTCTTTGATGACCTCTTCAAAATCTCGTCCTTCTTTAGCAATAATTGTTGGATTCGTCGTTACTCCATCAACTAAACCCAACTCATTGATTCGTTTGATTTCATCTACATTTGCCGTATCTAAGAAAAATTTCATTATTAACCTCTTTCCGCGATTTTCTTTCAGCGTTCATTTTTTAAAGACACTATCCCCTTTGTCAATAGGGCTAGTTTGAGACATTATTTTCTCTTACAATGCTCATCATTTCCAAGGCATGTTTGGTAATCGTCGCAAAATCACCTGTATCAATCAAACGTTTATCCGTTAAATAGCCGCTAATCCCAGCACCGCTGAAACCTAGATCAAGATAGTCTTGCAAGTTATCAGGTGTGACTCCTGCTGTTGCGACTAGTTTAATATGATTGATTGGCCCAAGAATGTCCTTGATATATCCTATCCCCAAAGCTCTAACAGGGAACACCTTGACAAAATCTGCACCCGCTTCATTCGCTGAGATTATCTCGCTTGGTGTTAGCGCCCCAGGCATCGAGACCATATCTAATTCTTTTGTTCGTTTGATAACACTTGAATTCGTATTAGGCGAGATAATATATTCTGCTCCTGCTTGGTGAGCGGCTTCAACTTGTTCAATGGACAGAACAGTACCCGCTCCAATTTTAACTTCATTTCCAAACTCCTTAACCAGCGAGGCGATGGCCTTTGGAGTCTTAGTCAAACATTCAGGATCTCCTTGATCAAAAGTAACTTCTACAAGCTTTACTCCACCATCGTTTAGCGCGGACACCAAGTTAATAAGCTTTTCCCCATAAGTTCCTCGACAAATTGCAATTACTTTATTCTTTTCGATGAAATCGTTCATTTCTAGTTTCATTAGGCTTTCTCCTTTGTTAAATCCGCCACTTGACTCTTATTTTTCTTTTTTGCTGGTGTTTCTTCTAAAGCCGGCTTTAAAAAGCCAAGTATCAACGCTGTCACTAATGATCCAATTATAATTGCAGCAATAAACCATAGTTTATTGTCAACAACCGGTAATACAACAAATCCACCATGAGGAACATAGCATTTCACATTCCCAATCGCTCCAATTACACATCCTACCGCTGTCCCAATCATTGTTGAAGGCAAGATTCGTTTCATATCACTAACTACGAAGGGAATGGCTCCTTCAGTAATTCCAATACATCCCATGATTCCAGCAGCAACCGCCGCATCCCGATCACCTTCAGTAAATTTCTTTTTAAAGAATAATGTCGCTAAAAAGATCCCAATAGGTGGAATAGCCACGGCGATTCTAAACATACCGTTCGGTTCATAAATACCTTCATTCATAAGTGCAAGTGTAAACATCGAAACTGATTTGGTGATTGGTCCTCCCATGTCGA from Enterococcus faecalis includes the following:
- a CDS encoding restriction endonuclease subunit S: MNKKFLYAMLLSYSLKKYITGGAQPQLTRDVLLKVPIIIPSYNEQFKIGTFFKQLDDTIALQQRKLDLLKETKKGFLQKMFV
- a CDS encoding IS30-like element IS6770 family transposase, translated to MTYKHLTIDELTMIESYYLQHNKPVEIANRMGRAIQTIYNVVNKFKQGKTALDYWHQYKENKKKCGRKVIQLPAHEVDYIKEKVTLGWTPDVIIGRKERPVSCGMRTLYRLFSKGIFDIDTLPMKGKRKPNGHQEKRGKQQYQRSIHDRPDNYPDFNSEFGHLEGDTIVGIHHKSAVITLVERLSKVIITIKPNGRKALDIETALNQWFSRFPKNFFKSITFDCGKEFSNWKAISNQHDIDIYFADPGTPSQRPLNENSNGILRRNGLPKSMDFREVNQTFISSVSNQRNHIPRKSLNYRTPIEIFLSYVQEAFYSNLI
- a CDS encoding triose-phosphate isomerase family protein; translation: MEQRKPIVIMNWSMRQNLISEAEEYAVDVLNHQSENHKVEVVLLPSMGTIHQVSKVLTGSQFAFGAQNMAEIDQGELSGEFSIQSLVDMHGKFVELGHWERRKLYNETDETINKKVKLALAYDISPIVCIGEIEEKDANNVIDEIKNPNYVQELKEELFLRIFNALYQIDRDKLKKIVIAYTPAWAVGKTKAASAPHISRAVAIIRNSLTELFGKDADNIRVVYGGTVSPENTKTMLDLADLDGVLLGRFGSDPERLQQTIEVVEQIRC
- the fsa gene encoding fructose-6-phosphate aldolase, with protein sequence MKFFLDTANVDEIKRINELGLVDGVTTNPTIIAKEGRDFEEVIKEICSLVDGPVSAEVTGSQAEEMIAEAEVLAKWARNVVVKIPMTEQGLKAVNTLSKKGIKTNVTLVFTVAQGLMAAKAGATYISPFLGRLDDIGTDSMALIKNLRKVLDNYGYKAEIISASVRGLEHVEKVAELGADIATIPGNLFPKLWSHPLTDKGIEQFEKDWVAFSNR
- a CDS encoding bifunctional 4-hydroxy-2-oxoglutarate aldolase/2-dehydro-3-deoxy-phosphogluconate aldolase, producing MKLEMNDFIEKNKVIAICRGTYGEKLINLVSALNDGGVKLVEVTFDQGDPECLTKTPKAIASLVKEFGNEVKIGAGTVLSIEQVEAAHQAGAEYIISPNTNSSVIKRTKELDMVSMPGALTPSEIISANEAGADFVKVFPVRALGIGYIKDILGPINHIKLVATAGVTPDNLQDYLDLGFSGAGISGYLTDKRLIDTGDFATITKHALEMMSIVRENNVSN